The following nucleotide sequence is from Juglans microcarpa x Juglans regia isolate MS1-56 chromosome 6D, Jm3101_v1.0, whole genome shotgun sequence.
catttttcatacattaaaacaataatgaaaaaatgaagattaaacAATTTTATGAAAAGGgttataatttagaaaatggAGGTGAGAAAATCGTGGTGGAGGTTCTGTCATGTGACTCATATGCTCTTCAACGCCGGTAAAAGCCTACATTATTATGTGTAAAAAAGGTATGCCATGTGAGTCCTATGCAAAAGGAGTTTTAGGTTACGTTTGGACGTTGATATAAGTTGAGTTaggttataaataataatattttgtgagtctcattgagatggatttagctttttaaaattgagataaatttaactttttaagttgaaatgtattaaataagttgagataagtttaacttttttatagaaagttaaaaatataatagatcctatcaataattagtttaaaataaattaaatttgatttaacaaccaaacacaatctTAGACTTTTAGTTAGACTTTTAGTTATATTTTAGGCCTTGTTGGATCCCAATGGATACCCCTCCCCAAGTCCTGAAGCCCTCAATGTAAATCCTAGGAATATACATCCTGTGCATTTGAAATTGAGCAGAGATTCTCTCATCTACATTTGATGATTCAATTTTAGAAAGAGATAAGACTCATCACGTGAATCCTACGGCAGTTAATGCCgcccatatataatttttagacAATGTGAATCCCAATATTTAGGCCTAATTTGGATAGAGAGatacttttatttcatctcatcccatctcatcttagtatccaaatattataaacacaaacactttttaatttttaattttaatttttttcatctaatcattacttaattattactccaaactctaaataaaacacaaaaaacaaatcaaactttttcaaattccaaaacataaataatattaaaaaataatattataataatattataattttataatatttttattcaactttttctctcttttcccaaaatcctataaaacattttaacttatcttatttcaactcaaatatcccattactatttacaaaccatctcaactcactatccaaatcattCCTTAATATTGTATCAATCTCTTTGTATTGAAACATTCAATTCCGTCAAGCAACTAGAGAACATCTCCATTACAAACTGAGGCCTCAAATCCAGTTGAAGAGCCTTCTAGGATTTAGGACCATATCATCCCCACTTACTGGATACATGGCAGCAATAGGATTGCAGAGGTGCTAATAGTAGCAAATGGCATTGTGTCAGTTCGATAACCATAACCCCATGTGATATCATGCATGATACTGAAACTTAAAACCAGCCAAAATAATCCACGCTCAAGAGTCAAGACCAAACAAAATAGAGAATTGGTTCTAacagtttatattattttcttctgtCCTTCAAACACCGAGTTCAGCACATGAAACCCCCTCTCAAGTTCTCAACCTTATTTCGTGTACTTCGGTACAACTGCTATGGTACACTTTTCACAACTTTGAAGGAGACTGGTACCATCCCCATGGTTCATCAGACACGTACTGAGTAACCTGCTTCACGCTCAAATAATTGTTGAGCCCCTGTTAACACAAAATTGACAATATGTTATCATAGGCTAAGAATATCACCTACTGTTATTTCTCcctttttccattctttttttgttaaatgtGTTATTCATCAGATTCgattttaagtatatatttaaatctcattttGTATCTCTAACTTGAGAATTTGGGTCATACCATTCCCCTAATTCACGCCCAAAACCGCTACGCTTGTTGCCGCCCCATGGAGCTTGAGTGAAGCAAGGCTGTGAGCAATTAATCCAAACAATTCCTGCCTGAAGAGCCTGCagaaaagcattaaaaaaacaacattcAGTCCCAGAACTAGATAAACTCAATTAAATGATGGTTTCAATGATTATTTGGGCCTGGTGGTTTCTTTGTTCGTTTTGAGTTCAAATCAAGTCTCACCTTACTAACGCGATCGCATCTTTCTAGATTGTTTGATATCACAGCACCGCCTAAACCATAGCTGTGAAAGACCAATAAGAGATCAAAACAAAATCTCCTAAATCAAAACAACCCGCCTTCTTctccattaaagaaaaaagtgCCCTAGATTTAGGAAAATTTGTTTGTCATAATTGAACAAAATTATTGGCTTACTGGGTATCATTCGCTAGCTCAATGGCTTCATCTTCGCTACTGAATGTCTTCACACACAAAACTGGTCCAAAAACTTCCTCCCTCCATATTTGCATAGAGGTAGTTATATCAGTTACGACTGTTGGTTGGATGAAAAATCCTTTCTTTAGATGCTGCCATTCACATGTACAATAATTCGAAGTCACGACAAATTCAGAAACATGACAATGCTGATAAGTCCAAGCAAAGGATTATACCTCAGGACGATCCCCACCACATACTATGGTTGCACCTTCACTCTTAGCCGTAGCAATGAACTTGAATACTTTCTCATACTGAGGacgatgaaaaaatatttaataacacATCACGCCTTAAAAAGTTGCATCAGTAGACTTAGATAGAAATTCCAAGTTATATCACTGGAACTGAAGCCAAATTCGTACAAAACTACtgacaaaaataaactaagtttaataattatcaaatagatattatgattcaatatataggtgaaattcttaaatttttcacTTCATAACAGTCATCAGAGTAGTTAAACCCACAAATTTGACAACATAACAAAGGCCAGGCAAGGAAGAATTTTCCCCTAAATGTCCCACAAAACATGCATGCCTTGAATGTTGCTTAGTTAATGATAACTAGCTGACGAGATGGTTTTGGGGAAAAATTCCATTACTGGGAATACACAGGAAACTGCTTTAGTGATTTCATGCCAACCAATGACAATCACACATTATACCAAAAcgcctttcttcttcttctttgcatTTCTTTTTGGGAGGGGACACCCTTCccactttatattttttctaagcATGTTCTGTGCTTAAAGATAATGTATACCCATatatcaaacacaaaataaaagttGACGAAATAGCTACTGAAACTGGAATTGATAAAACAGCTTACAATTACTGATTTTGATAACCATGTTTTTTATAGGAAAACCTTCGTAAACAAAGCattaaaaaaccaaaactatCTCAACATTCACAAAAACCATGAAATTTTAACATATTGCATACAAAGtacaaaatttctttatgagaAAGAGACCAAATCAGGAGAAGATCTAATACATAATAATTCTTAGATTTTCCTGCCCTATGCATTAGAGAATGGCTGAGAAAAACAAACTAATCCCAATTCCCTAATTGCCACTGTTCTATAAGTCAATCAAAAGTCAAAACATGTTATTGATAGTTTGGTTTACTAATGAAACCTATTTCATAGTGATTATGATGCACTAATGAGGTCAGTTTTAATGAAGTGTTTTCGAACATTTccccaacaattttttttaactagaatgaaaattttattaacatttcccccccaatatatatatatatatatatatatatgtgcacatatatatttttatatatacgtgcagaaaatataaatttcagcCATACCTGACTGCCACTAACAACGGGGCCAAGTCTGCAGCCTTCTTCCAGAGGATCTGAAACCTTGATGTTTTTTATCCATTTTACGAGCCTATCCAAAAATTCTGCAGCAATGCTTTCCTGAAACAATTGTAATTGACCACATCATAACTTCTCGAGGAAGGGGAGGGAGGAAACATGACAAATCCTGGTCTGAGAAGCATTTTTTAAGTGTGCAATTCCCATTATCAGCAATCACAAGCCCACACATAACCAGCAGTGAGCTTATTAGGTGTCATACTATATGGCTAGTAAAACTCATGTACCTTAACCATGCACTGAATTCTAATATTTTCCCCTCATTTACGCAATTCGTAACACAGAGACAAAGGGTAGCTAGAAtatgggtgtgtgtgtgtgtgagagagagagagagagagatcttacATGGATGGTCTAATACGTGTAAAAATCTTGTAATGATCATACTTACGTGCACAATGAGACGGGATGTTGCACTGCAAATCTGACCATTTGTCCAAAAGCAACCAAAAGCAGTCCATTCAGCAGCTGTTTGAATCATGGACAAGCAAAGAATAATTATCAATACAATAAAACCCAACAGTAGCATGTGTTTTTCTAGTTCTATGGGTTGCATGCCAAACTGTCTTCTATATACAATCTGTTTCCGATATAAAAGATTTAATGATCCATGAGGCACTGACCCTTATCAAGGTCAACATCATCAAAAACGATAATTGGGCTTTTCCCACCAAGCTCCAGTGAAACAGGCTGCCAAGAAACAACACAAGTTAACATATGAAAGatcatgcaaaacaaataaatgtcACAGATTTTTTTATGGCAAGCTAAAATGTCACCgaaaattatcaatatatacGAAGGTTAAATTACCTTGACCAACTGAGCTGCAGCTGTCATAATCTTACTACCGGTGATGGTGCTTCCAGTGAATGCAATCTGTTGACAACTTAACATGTTAACTGCCACAGCCAGGTAGCTAAAATAACCTAAATATTTCACAGACACTGAGTTATGAAATATGTAAGATGATTCTGCTTCATACAATTTCCAATGGGAAAATTACTAAATGGACCTTGTCAACATGGGGATGGGATGCCAAAGGAGCACCGGCCTCATGGCCGAATCCAGTCAGAATATTAAGAACACCAGGAGGCAGACCGACCTCTCTGCACACTTCAGCCAGCTCCAAACAGGTCCTGAAATGTATAAGATGATGACATGCAGCagaccaaaacaaaatcaaaactgaACAAGTTCATATAAATTAATGAGGCCATACACAGATGCCACTTCAGACGGTTTCAGTATTGCAGCACACCCAGCAGCCAAGGCAGGAGCCACTTTCCATGTAGCCATCAACAGAGGATAGTTCCTTTAACACAATAAAAGGCAAGCACTTTATCAATGATTGGCATTCTTGTTCACAGTAGTCATAGTAGgtcatcaataaaaaataatcttaaccATGCAGACTGTAAAGACTAAGGATCACCATCAAATAACTACCCCGCTCTATAAAACAGTTGAGACCCTGTTCCACTAATCTTTGAAAAAAGGCAAAGGAAATGGAGTGTGCACTAGCGGGTTACAGATGAGTAATTCAGGCAAGAAAAGGAAGCACAATCTTAAAATTACATGCATTCCTGAGGAGTATAGATATTAACAATAGAATTAAACAGATAAGCTAAGATTCATTTctacaaagaaaacaaatggTTAAATTAGCAAGGAACAATTTGATTTAAGTTGACAACGTCAAACAAATTGAGTAAGGCAGGCAACTTAAAATATCAAGACTAGAGGGCCCCATGGTGGCAAAGAATTTGAAACTCCAATAGTTCTgagaatatttattaatttgagttggcttcctttttttttttttcttttgataagtaaaaaaagagTTGGCTTCCCAACCAGAAACTACAAATGAATGATTTAAACTTACAACTTGAACAAGTATTCCAAAAAGTTGAAGCACTACTAATATGAAGACTCCAATGAATCATTACCCACAAAACACACAATTTTGAGATCGTAGAGGAATACCAAAATGATATGTCAATTGCAGAAAATCAAAGACATTGATGACCAAGAGCATAGTGACCAAAAGagttggaaatatatatatattttttttaaatctgtgaTTCTTGTTGCTATTTTGCTTTCTTAAAGCAGTGTGACCTGATGGTTGGTTGCTAAATGTAATACATTGACCCATTAAAGTTAACAATTTGAGCAGCAATCAGGAAAAGACACCTTGTGAAGCTACAACTTAAAGTATATAGAAATTCAGATTAAGCACCTGAGTTCagcttatatttttacttttacaaTCATGTAGGAATATCAAATGAACTATGAAATGCAAGACATGCAAATATAAATACAGCCCGTTTAAATTGATACTGAAGATCCACGTGTGAAGGAAGAAAGATAAGGTACTATTTTTTGCAATCATCAAGCCAGCAAATATAACACTAAGAAAGAACAAATAGGAATGCATAAACATTCAACATATAGAAGCGGCAAATACCATGGAGTAATCAACCCAACCACCCCAATCGGCTCCTTAAGAACATAACTCTTGAATGTCTCCATGGGAAGGGAAACTGGTGCCTTTTGCTTTGCATCCAAACCTTCAGCAAGGTCCGCATAGTAGTCAAAGCACCCAGCAACATCATCCTGGATTACGTTAACAAGCATGAAAGGCAACATACTCAATAGTTGACAGAAGGTTTCCACAAAGTGTCACAAGCTTACAATGTCCCATGCAGCTTCATCCAGCGGCTTTCCACAATCAATTGCTTCAAGTTTAGCTAGTTCAGATTTCCTATCTGTTATCTGCATGCATACACGACACCAAATATCAGAACATTATTGACAAAAAACCCGCTTTGATATCCAGTCATCACAGAGCCATTTCTCTGGGATCATGCTTTCAAATCATCTGTTAATCATCGACAGTGATCTTGAACCAGATAACTGGTCTAGACATCTCTAGAATGCATATTTAGTCAGCATCTAATACGTATTGGGCACACTTCGCACGAAATGAAATCCAAATTCACACAAGATGTATGCAACTCGTGAAGTTTAAGAAACTAATGATGAATAATGTAAGGCACGAATTGTGTTCCTGTCCTCTGTTCTTTAGAGTCAAGTTCACACTTTTTATTTTGAGCTATTGCATAGCAACCCTAATGGAtcacaaaaatagaatttcaATTTCTGAGACAATCCAATACCTTGGCGGCGATAGCACGCAAATACTTGGCACGAACGGCCCCGGAAGCAGAGGCCCAATCTCTGCCTTTGTTCCGAGCAAGAGCTTTCCGCGCGGCATCCACCGCAAGCTCCACATCCTCCGCAGTTGCCGCCGGAATATTTCctgggtgaaaaaaaaattattcccaCGAACTCGAATATCAGATTTTCTTCAGAGCTCAAAACCCAAAagcacagaaaaaaaaaaaaaaaaaaaacccaaaaatacaTGACATATAAGCTAACGTTGTAATGAATGAATGATCACAAACTTGCAGAAATCGGAacaaactgagagagagagagagagagagagagagagagagagagagaccgatgATCTCTTCGGTAGAGGGGTTGATGATGGGGATACGTTTCTTGAGGGTGGGTTCTCTCCATTCGCCGTCGATGAATAGCTGCCGAGATGGTATTGGGATCGCCATTTTTCACACTATTTTTCAGTCTCTCACTCTTTGGCTGTCTCAGAGACTGTATGAAATGAACGTCTGCTTCGTTTGTTTCTGAAAGTCTAACGCTTCGTTTGTGCTTTGTTTGGATGAgatagattaaaattaaaatgttaggataaaatattattaaagtatattttttaatattaattttttttaaaaaaaattaaattatttattttattttatataaaaattttaaaaaaattataataataagaaaattttcaaaatttttaaaattttgaattttagtcAAACGGACTAACCTTTCAACTTTTTAAGAAAAGTCAAAATCTAGTTGGAGAATCTGGTTTCCTATATTTGGGCTTCCTGATTACTATTCCGAATGCAACTATCccacagacagagagagagagagagagagagagagattcaaatGTAACCTTCATGTTGTTCTCTCTTCTGAATTATGTCGTGTCTTCATACAGTTGTTGTATTAATGGTaatgtaaataatattattgtcaTTATAAGATAATTGCAAGATTCCTATTATGAATCGAAAGGCATTGCTCTTTTTAATTTGGTAATGTAATTTCTTAAAAGTCCTCCAACTGTCGTGTCAAGCACATTTCCAATACAGTGctctttgaatttcttttttttttttactagaaaattatatttaatattttaaaataaagaaatatttttagttaaaatttcacaaaagtaaatttatataaaatcatgttaatttataaatttttttttataatttttttatttattatagcACTTGTCTTGTCTTATATAAATTGTAATGTGCATCTTCCATCTATATTGTAACTGTTACTAGTAAACAAATtagagtttatatttttaattaaaatagtaaaTCTGACAATTTTATTAATCGAAATTGTGTTATTCGTTTATTGATATGATATTTGCTTTAGATTTCTCTAAATATTTGTCATGACAGTGCTGAAAGTTGTTCCACCTCTCAGTAGATAAGATAATTGTCAATCTTATCCACATTATGTTGTTTTATAATATCTAGTAATTTCTTAATcagagataataataataataataataataataataataataataataataataataataataataataataataataataataagagaaattctatgcatcaactactatttactttcacacctcacacatatattttttttttcatagaatgtgaaagtatttttcatatgatgtGAGGTATgaagtagtaaatagtaactgatgagaggaatttttttaataataatatatataatttgtattttgtgGTCTATCGGAGGTTTCTCGATCATGTTTGTaggtaatttgatttttttgagaaTCCCACAAACATAGAATTATGAtccgtttagatattgagatgagatgagtcgaaatgatttataaatagtagtgagattattaattgaaattaaaagagatgagatgaaaaaaccATATTACCTTTCTATCCAAACCAGCCTTAATGTAAATTAATGCCACGCGAATTGCATCGTAAATTCTGATCTGAATTGGTAGTTATTGGTATCGGAAGTAAGTTGACGTACAATCTTAtgcccttctttttcttttccattctttttcttAGGAAGAGGATTCTATTTATCA
It contains:
- the LOC121235192 gene encoding betaine aldehyde dehydrogenase 1, chloroplastic, which codes for MAIPIPSRQLFIDGEWREPTLKKRIPIINPSTEEIIGNIPAATAEDVELAVDAARKALARNKGRDWASASGAVRAKYLRAIAAKITDRKSELAKLEAIDCGKPLDEAAWDIDDVAGCFDYYADLAEGLDAKQKAPVSLPMETFKSYVLKEPIGVVGLITPWNYPLLMATWKVAPALAAGCAAILKPSEVASVTCLELAEVCREVGLPPGVLNILTGFGHEAGAPLASHPHVDKIAFTGSTITGSKIMTAAAQLVKPVSLELGGKSPIIVFDDVDLDKAAEWTAFGCFWTNGQICSATSRLIVHESIAAEFLDRLVKWIKNIKVSDPLEEGCRLGPVVSGSQYEKVFKFIATAKSEGATIVCGGDRPEHLKKGFFIQPTVVTDITTSMQIWREEVFGPVLCVKTFSSEDEAIELANDTHYGLGGAVISNNLERCDRVSKALQAGIVWINCSQPCFTQAPWGGNKRSGFGRELGEWGLNNYLSVKQVTQYVSDEPWGWYQSPSKL